The Yersinia entomophaga nucleotide sequence CATTTCCATAGCGACAAAACCCAGCACGCTGTTATTGAACACCACAATTTTCACCGGCAGTTTAAGCTGCGCCAGTGATAGAAAATCGCCCATTAACATAGTAAAACCGCCGTCGCCGCACATTGCTACCACCTGACGTTCTGGTGCCGTTGCTTGCGCCCCTATCGCCTGCGGCATGGCGTTGGCCATGGAACCGTGGTTAAACGACCCCAGTAGACGACGTTTACCGTTCATTTGCAGATAGCGGGCGGCCCAGACCGTTGGCGTTCCGACATCGCAGGTGAAAATGGCGTCGTCGGTCGCATAATGGCTGATTTGTTGCGCCAGATACTGTGGATGGATCGGCTGATCGTCATTGGCTGTCGCCAGTCCATCCAGATCTTTACGAGTGGTTCGGTAGTGTTCCAGCGCTTTATCCAGAAAACGCCGGTCGCTTTTTACCTGTAGTTGAGGCAATAGAGCGCGTAGGGTCGTTTTGATATCACCCATCAGCGCCCTATTCACCGGGCAGTGAGCGCCAATGCTTCCAGGATTAATATCGATTTGAATAATGTTAGCGTGAGTAGGATAAAAGGCCCGATAAGGGAACTGAGTGCCGAGCAAAATCAACGTATCGGCATTCATCATGGCGTGATAACCGGAGGAAAAACCAATCAGCCCGGTCATTCCGACGCTATAGGGATTATCCCACTCAATATGCTCTTTGCCGCGCAGCGCGTGTACCACCGGTGCTTGCAGCATTTCTGCCAGTTTCACCACTTCGTCATGGGCGTCGGCGCAGCCGCTACCGCACATCAACGTAATGTTTTTAGCGGAATTTAAGGTTTCAGCCAGCGCTTCCAGTTCGCTCATCGGCGGCTGAATTAGCGGGTGTTTTGGGGTATGCCAGACCATCGGCGCATCTTCCGGCGCGGCTTGCAGTGCTACATCGCCGGGAAGCACAATCACAGAAACGCCGCGATTAAGGATGGCTTTGCGCATGGCGATTTCCAATACGCGCGGTAATTGCTCAGGATTTGTGACTAATTCGCAATAATGACTGCATTCGCGGAACAGTTCCTGCGGATGCGTTTCCTGAAAATAACCGCTGCCGATTTCACTGGAGGGAATATGTGCAGCAATGGCCAAAACCGGGACATGGTTACGGTGACAATCAAAAAGTCCGTTGATTAAATGCAGGTTTCCTGGCCCGCAGGAACCGGCACAAACCGCCAGTTCGCCGGTTAACTGCGCTTCTGCTCCAGCGGCAAAGGCCGCAACTTCCTCGTGACGAGTACCTAGCCATTCGATGGTGCCCATGCGATGCAAACTGTCACTTAATCCGTTTAAAGAGTCGCCGGTGACGCCCCAAATTCGTTTCACGCCAGCGAGTTCCAGCGTTTTAGCCACCAGTGTTGCTACGGTCTGTTTCATACTTCCCCCAAGATTTAATCGCGATGCTTTTATTCCAGGAGGAGAAAGTATGGTCTGTTTAAGAGTTAATGCCCTATTAACCGGGGTTTATATTGTGTAATAGGGCATTTTTTGTTGTCGTCAGGCCAATTGGGTATCGCCCTGCAATTGACAGCTACAGGCCAACACGTAACCCTGAGCGATTTCTTCCGGCGTCAGCGTCATGGTGCTGGTGGTCGTGTAATTACCGGAAATGATTCGAGTTTTACAAGAACCGCAGACGCCAGCACGACAAGCCGCGGAGACAGGCACCTTATTTTCTTCAAGTGCGAACAGTAAAGACGCGCCGACCGGAACTCGCAGTTGGCGTAGCGGGCGATTAATGGTTAATGTCAGTTGGTTGCCTGACTGTGGTTTTTCTTCTTCGATGTGGAACTGCTCTTGCTGGAAACGTTCTGGCGGTACCTGTTGCTCACGGCAATAATTTTCCACCCACATCCTATAAGGCGCGGGGCCGCAGGTCATCACTCGGCATTGTCGAATATCTGGCGCGATTTTCTGCATGATTTCCGCAGAAATTCTGCCGCTGAAAAAACCTTCTTTAGCCCCCGATTCTGCCATCAAAGTAATATGTAACCGCAGCGGGTGGGCTTCAATCAGCGCCTGCCATTCAGCGGAAAAAATAACGTCATCTGGGGTACGAACGTTAAAAATCACCCGAATATCGGCCTGCGGTCGGTGGGCTAACAGCCAGCGACACATCGACATAATTGGCGTCACGCCGCATCCTGCGGCCAGCATTAAATAACGGTCATCCTGATTATCGGCACAGGTAAATTCCCCCTGAGCGTCGGATAGCCACAGGTAATTTCCCGGCTGTACCTCTTGAGTTAGCCAACGAGAACCCGTGCCGTCGGGCAGGCAACGGATAGTCAAACGAATAAAGCGGCTCAGGCCCGGAGAAGAGGAAAGGGTATAGGCGCGCAGGGTATCTTCACTGTTGCGAATACTCACCAACGCATATTGGCCTGGTTGATACGGATAAAAATCGTGGTTGATTAATTGCAGGCTCCAAACATCTGGCGTTTCCTGCACAATAGAGTGCACCTGCATACGATTAGGGCACATTGGTGTTGGCATCGTCATAGCAAACCCTCGTGGTTGCGCGGTAATAGAAACGGTCAGCGCCGGAGGCGAATAGCGCTGACCGCACCGTGGCTTAGGCCACCAGAATTTCGTTCAAATCTTGTTCAACCGAGGTGATCGGGCGCATACCGAATTTTTCATTCAGAATGGCCAGCAGATTATCGGTCAGGAAGCCCGGCGCCGTTGGGCCGGTATAGATATTTTTGACGCCGAGAGACAGCAGCGTCAGCAAAATGACGATAGCTTTCTGTTCGAACCACGACAGCACCAGACTTAAAGGTAAGTCGTTGACAGTACAGCCTAATTGCTCAGATAGTTTTACCGCTAGCATGATCGCGGAGTAAGCATCATTACATTGGCCCACATCCAGCAGACGCGGTAAACCTTCCAGCGTGCCGAAGTCCAGTTTGTTAAAACGATATTTACCACAGGCCAGAGTCATGATTAGGCAATCTTGCGGAATATTGCGGGCAAAATCGGTAAAATAGCTGCGTTCGTCCCGGCTGCCGTCACAGCCGCCGACCAGAAAGATATGGCGCAGTTTTTTACGAGAAACCAGATCGATAACCGTATCCGCCGAATTTAATAGAGTCT carries:
- the hcr gene encoding NADH oxidoreductase encodes the protein MTMPTPMCPNRMQVHSIVQETPDVWSLQLINHDFYPYQPGQYALVSIRNSEDTLRAYTLSSSPGLSRFIRLTIRCLPDGTGSRWLTQEVQPGNYLWLSDAQGEFTCADNQDDRYLMLAAGCGVTPIMSMCRWLLAHRPQADIRVIFNVRTPDDVIFSAEWQALIEAHPLRLHITLMAESGAKEGFFSGRISAEIMQKIAPDIRQCRVMTCGPAPYRMWVENYCREQQVPPERFQQEQFHIEEEKPQSGNQLTLTINRPLRQLRVPVGASLLFALEENKVPVSAACRAGVCGSCKTRIISGNYTTTSTMTLTPEEIAQGYVLACSCQLQGDTQLA
- the poxB gene encoding ubiquinone-dependent pyruvate dehydrogenase produces the protein MKQTVATLVAKTLELAGVKRIWGVTGDSLNGLSDSLHRMGTIEWLGTRHEEVAAFAAGAEAQLTGELAVCAGSCGPGNLHLINGLFDCHRNHVPVLAIAAHIPSSEIGSGYFQETHPQELFRECSHYCELVTNPEQLPRVLEIAMRKAILNRGVSVIVLPGDVALQAAPEDAPMVWHTPKHPLIQPPMSELEALAETLNSAKNITLMCGSGCADAHDEVVKLAEMLQAPVVHALRGKEHIEWDNPYSVGMTGLIGFSSGYHAMMNADTLILLGTQFPYRAFYPTHANIIQIDINPGSIGAHCPVNRALMGDIKTTLRALLPQLQVKSDRRFLDKALEHYRTTRKDLDGLATANDDQPIHPQYLAQQISHYATDDAIFTCDVGTPTVWAARYLQMNGKRRLLGSFNHGSMANAMPQAIGAQATAPERQVVAMCGDGGFTMLMGDFLSLAQLKLPVKIVVFNNSVLGFVAMEMKAGGYLTDGTDLHNPNFAAIANAAGIKGIRVEKASELNSALETAFAHPGPVLVDVVTAKQELSMPPQIKFEQAKGFSLYMLRAIINGRGDEVVELAKTNWLR